The following coding sequences are from one Bradyrhizobium sp. 200 window:
- a CDS encoding efflux RND transporter permease subunit → MMRLIVGSSLRFRYLVLALGVVLTWFGLARLRDVPVDVFPEFAPPRVEIQTICLGLSSAEVEQLVSVPLENALNGVPDIEVMRSKSVSQLSSIVLIFKSGVDEIRARQLVSERMALASKALPTWAAPPFMMPPLSSTSRIMKIGITSKDKSVMDLSMLAYWTIRQRLLGVPGVANVAIWGEQLKMLQVMVDPKRMAAADVTLDQVQEAVSDALDVGLLRYARGAHIGTGGFVETPNQRFQIRFIGGGVTPETLAKVPVTKPAGKPPLLLSDVANLVYAPQGMIGDAVINDGPGLMLIVEKFPWGNTLAVTRGVEEALERMKPGLPGVEIDTTIFRPATFVEDSINNLSWALLLSCLFVAGIILIFLYEWRTALVCIVAIPLSLLAAGLVLFMYGASVNTMTLAGFVIALGVVVDDAILDVENIMRRLRLARRAGDPRSTAHIILDASLEVRAPIVYATLIVVTAVVPVLFMQGLTGSFFKPLITAYVLAIAASLAAAMTVTPALCLVLLRGARLEGRESPVIVWLLRHYGPLLERVTRTPRMAYIAVAVVMLSGIGVWPLLGHSLLPSFKERDFLMHWVTTPDTSLPEMLRITTRASRELRAIPGVRNFGAHIGQAFAADEVYGVNFGENWISISKDADYDKTHAKVEEMVDGYPGLYRDVQTYLKERIREVLTGAGEAIVVRIFGPDLDVLRDKAEEVRAALADVPGLVNLHKELMVEVPHIQVTVKLEEAQRYGLKPGDVRRASATLMAGEEVGDIFIGGRTYDVQVWTDPASRHSMDSVREMLINTPTGQRVRLAEVADVSIRPTPNAIKREASSRRIDVQANVKGRDLGAVASDVQARLEKLSFPLGYYAVLQGEYQELNAARRRLELYSLLALAGVLVLLQQSFNSWRLAALSFLTLPSALVGGVLAAWLAGGVLSLGSLVGFLTVLGIAARNGIIMINHFQHLERHEGEAFGMNLVLRGAGERLRPILMTTGAAGLAILPLVIFGDLPGHEIEYPMAVVILGGLVTSTLLNLFILPAFYLRFGRGTGQLKDSLAVPGAVQVSRSV, encoded by the coding sequence ATGATGAGGCTGATTGTTGGTTCTAGTCTGCGCTTTCGTTATCTCGTGCTCGCCCTTGGGGTGGTGCTGACGTGGTTTGGCCTCGCACGGCTGCGCGACGTCCCGGTGGACGTATTTCCGGAATTCGCGCCGCCGCGGGTCGAGATCCAGACCATCTGTCTGGGGCTTTCATCCGCCGAAGTTGAGCAACTTGTCTCGGTGCCGCTGGAGAATGCGCTGAACGGTGTCCCGGACATCGAGGTGATGCGTTCGAAGTCGGTGTCGCAACTGTCTTCAATCGTGTTGATCTTCAAGTCCGGCGTCGACGAGATCCGCGCGCGGCAGCTGGTCAGCGAGCGGATGGCGCTCGCGTCCAAGGCCCTGCCGACGTGGGCAGCTCCGCCGTTCATGATGCCGCCGTTGTCTTCCACCAGCCGGATCATGAAGATCGGCATTACCTCGAAAGACAAGTCCGTGATGGACCTGTCGATGCTCGCCTATTGGACCATCCGGCAGCGGCTGCTTGGGGTACCCGGCGTTGCGAACGTCGCGATCTGGGGAGAGCAGCTCAAGATGCTCCAGGTCATGGTTGACCCGAAGCGGATGGCTGCCGCAGATGTCACGCTCGACCAGGTGCAGGAGGCGGTTTCCGATGCCCTCGACGTTGGCCTGTTACGCTATGCCCGTGGCGCGCACATCGGCACCGGCGGCTTCGTCGAAACACCCAATCAGCGTTTTCAGATCCGCTTCATCGGCGGCGGCGTTACACCGGAGACGCTGGCCAAGGTGCCGGTGACCAAACCGGCCGGGAAGCCGCCGCTATTGCTGAGCGACGTGGCCAATCTCGTCTATGCGCCGCAGGGCATGATTGGCGATGCCGTTATCAACGACGGCCCGGGCCTCATGCTTATTGTCGAAAAGTTTCCCTGGGGCAACACGCTCGCGGTCACCCGTGGGGTGGAGGAGGCGCTGGAGCGAATGAAGCCCGGTCTTCCTGGGGTCGAGATCGACACGACAATCTTCCGGCCGGCGACTTTCGTCGAGGACTCGATCAATAATCTATCCTGGGCACTGTTGCTGAGCTGCCTATTCGTCGCGGGCATCATCCTCATCTTCCTTTACGAGTGGCGCACCGCGCTCGTCTGTATCGTCGCCATTCCGCTGTCGCTGCTCGCAGCTGGACTAGTTCTGTTCATGTACGGCGCCTCGGTCAACACAATGACTCTGGCGGGCTTCGTCATCGCGTTGGGGGTGGTCGTCGACGACGCGATCCTCGACGTCGAGAACATCATGCGGCGACTTCGTCTTGCGCGGCGCGCGGGAGATCCGCGAAGCACGGCGCACATCATTCTGGACGCGTCGCTCGAGGTGCGGGCGCCGATCGTCTACGCCACCCTCATCGTGGTCACTGCGGTCGTGCCGGTCCTGTTCATGCAGGGCCTGACCGGATCCTTCTTCAAGCCACTGATTACTGCCTATGTCCTCGCAATTGCGGCCTCGCTCGCCGCGGCTATGACGGTGACGCCGGCGCTCTGTCTGGTCCTGCTGCGTGGCGCGCGACTCGAAGGGCGTGAATCACCTGTCATCGTCTGGCTGCTGCGCCATTACGGGCCCTTGCTGGAACGGGTCACCCGGACACCGCGCATGGCCTATATCGCTGTCGCAGTCGTGATGCTCTCGGGGATCGGTGTCTGGCCGCTGCTTGGCCACTCGCTGCTGCCGTCGTTCAAGGAGCGCGACTTCCTGATGCACTGGGTCACCACCCCCGACACGTCGCTTCCCGAGATGCTGCGCATCACGACCCGCGCGAGCAGGGAACTGCGCGCAATTCCGGGTGTACGCAATTTCGGTGCGCATATTGGCCAAGCCTTCGCCGCCGATGAGGTCTACGGCGTCAATTTCGGGGAGAACTGGATCAGCATCAGCAAAGACGCCGACTACGACAAGACGCATGCCAAGGTCGAGGAAATGGTGGACGGCTATCCCGGCCTCTACCGCGATGTGCAGACCTATCTGAAGGAACGCATTCGCGAGGTCCTGACCGGGGCTGGCGAGGCGATCGTCGTCCGCATCTTCGGCCCCGATCTCGACGTTCTCAGGGACAAGGCGGAGGAGGTCCGCGCGGCACTCGCGGACGTTCCGGGCCTCGTCAATCTGCACAAGGAGTTGATGGTCGAAGTACCGCACATTCAGGTGACGGTGAAGCTGGAGGAAGCACAACGCTACGGTCTGAAGCCGGGCGATGTCAGGCGTGCCTCTGCGACCTTGATGGCCGGAGAGGAGGTCGGCGATATTTTTATCGGCGGGCGCACCTACGACGTGCAGGTGTGGACCGATCCGGCGTCCCGTCACAGCATGGACTCGGTCCGCGAGATGCTGATCAACACGCCGACCGGGCAGCGCGTTCGGCTCGCTGAAGTAGCCGATGTCAGCATTCGGCCGACGCCAAATGCCATCAAGCGTGAGGCGAGTTCCCGTCGGATCGACGTGCAGGCGAATGTAAAGGGCCGCGATCTCGGCGCAGTCGCCAGCGACGTGCAGGCGCGTTTGGAGAAGTTGTCGTTTCCGCTCGGCTATTACGCAGTGCTGCAAGGCGAGTATCAGGAGCTGAACGCCGCCCGCAGGCGGCTCGAACTGTACTCCCTCCTGGCGCTGGCCGGCGTCCTCGTACTTCTGCAACAGTCCTTCAACAGCTGGCGTCTGGCAGCGCTCAGCTTCCTGACCCTGCCGTCGGCGTTGGTGGGAGGCGTGCTGGCAGCATGGCTCGCCGGCGGTGTGCTTTCGCTTGGCTCGTTGGTTGGTTTCCTGACGGTGCTTGGCATCGCCGCCCGCAACGGCATTATCATGATCAACCACTTCCAGCATCTGGAACGCCACGAGGGAGAGGCGTTCGGCATGAACCTCGTGCTTCGCGGCGCGGGCGAGCGGTTACGGCCGATCCTGATGACGACCGGCGCCGCCGGGCTCGCGATCCTGCCGCTGGTCATTTTCGGCGACCTGCCGGGCCACGAGATCGAATATCCGATGGCGGTCGTCATTCTTGGCGGCCTCGTGACATCGACGCTGCTCAACCTGTTTATCTTGCCTGCGTTCTATCTCCGCTTCGGTCGCGGTACTGGTCAGTTGAAGGACAGTCTCGCTGTTCCGGGAGCGGTTCAAGTCTCTCGGAGTGTCTGA
- a CDS encoding PepSY domain-containing protein yields the protein MLDKQTLDKQMKPTSWRSGPLARWRAVLTTATVLTAAGLVLAGGTWLGPHSDSAMAREFKDQPGRTQSGARVDFSSLKDWNLKAENMVPSGGNNPLYFPLKPGFRYIMEHPNHPHGLLRIEVQVLDKTEPFDVPGIGKFECGVVQEEEFYDGVLDQRAENWFCMDKATNALYTFGEVSWEIDQVGRKVFAGTWRVGDPDGNGIAEPGLLMPGTFTVGDKYIFDGHEAEAYGYTENMESGITMTVPAGTFKDCVRTREYSLTNPSDITDKWWCPGVGLVKDTSDGELVASDALPGTDIASFGKHHREPRKQTVPPVAKVSSLAAKETALKEVPGKVTSMKIERYGKHNVYAVEIIATKDGVETDVFVDIESGKVVGTDK from the coding sequence ATGTTGGACAAGCAGACGTTGGACAAACAGATGAAGCCGACGAGCTGGCGATCTGGCCCGCTCGCCCGCTGGCGTGCCGTCCTCACGACGGCCACCGTTCTCACCGCGGCCGGGCTCGTGCTCGCTGGCGGCACTTGGCTCGGTCCGCATAGCGACAGCGCTATGGCGCGGGAATTTAAGGATCAGCCAGGGCGCACCCAGAGCGGCGCCCGGGTCGATTTTTCCTCACTCAAAGACTGGAACTTGAAGGCGGAAAACATGGTCCCAAGTGGTGGAAACAACCCGCTCTATTTTCCACTCAAGCCAGGCTTTCGATACATCATGGAGCATCCAAACCATCCACATGGACTCTTGCGGATAGAAGTCCAGGTTCTCGACAAGACCGAACCATTTGATGTTCCGGGTATTGGCAAGTTCGAATGTGGCGTCGTCCAGGAAGAGGAATTCTATGACGGCGTATTGGACCAGCGGGCGGAAAACTGGTTCTGCATGGATAAGGCAACAAACGCTTTGTACACGTTCGGCGAAGTGAGCTGGGAGATAGACCAAGTAGGACGCAAGGTCTTTGCCGGGACCTGGCGTGTCGGTGACCCCGATGGCAACGGTATCGCCGAGCCCGGCTTGCTGATGCCCGGGACCTTTACTGTCGGTGACAAATACATCTTCGACGGGCACGAGGCCGAGGCGTATGGCTATACAGAAAATATGGAAAGCGGGATCACAATGACCGTTCCAGCCGGGACCTTCAAAGATTGTGTGAGAACACGCGAGTATAGCCTCACCAATCCATCCGATATCACGGACAAGTGGTGGTGCCCTGGAGTGGGACTCGTCAAGGACACATCGGATGGCGAACTGGTTGCGTCCGACGCATTGCCCGGCACGGACATCGCGAGCTTTGGAAAACACCATCGGGAGCCGCGGAAGCAGACTGTGCCGCCGGTTGCGAAAGTCAGCTCGTTGGCGGCGAAGGAAACCGCACTCAAGGAAGTCCCAGGCAAGGTCACGTCGATGAAGATTGAGAGATACGGCAAGCACAATGTCTACGCCGTCGAGATCATTGCCACAAAGGACGGAGTGGAAACCGATGTCTTCGTTGACATCGAATCAGGAAAGGTGGTGGGCACGGATAAGTAA
- a CDS encoding PepSY domain-containing protein, with the protein MKRTIHWVLLASLFLVAPAVAVVQAQQTAPSKGRAQPAAKITEEQAKKIALERIPGEVTDVAIEKKRGKNVYVIEIQSPEQGEKDVFVDIETGKIIGTD; encoded by the coding sequence ATGAAGAGGACGATCCACTGGGTCCTGCTCGCCAGCCTTTTTCTTGTTGCGCCAGCCGTGGCCGTCGTGCAGGCGCAGCAAACGGCCCCTTCGAAAGGGCGTGCGCAGCCTGCGGCAAAGATCACGGAAGAACAGGCGAAGAAGATTGCGCTTGAACGCATCCCCGGAGAAGTCACCGACGTGGCGATCGAGAAAAAGCGTGGCAAGAATGTCTACGTGATCGAGATTCAATCACCGGAGCAGGGCGAGAAGGACGTCTTCGTCGACATCGAAACCGGAAAGATTATTGGGACGGACTGA